A window from Pseudomonas campi encodes these proteins:
- a CDS encoding phosphopantetheine-binding protein produces MSDLQTEIKNLIIEALGLEDMVAEDIAADLTLFGDGLGLDSVDALELGLAIQKRFGIKIDAEAKDTRQHFANVASLAAFVAAKKVA; encoded by the coding sequence ATGAGCGATCTGCAAACTGAGATCAAGAACCTGATCATCGAAGCCCTCGGCCTCGAAGACATGGTGGCCGAAGACATCGCCGCCGACCTGACCCTGTTCGGTGACGGCCTGGGCCTGGATTCGGTGGACGCCCTCGAGCTGGGCCTGGCGATCCAGAAACGTTTCGGCATCAAGATCGACGCCGAAGCCAAGGACACCCGCCAACATTTCGCCAACGTGGCCAGCCTGGCTGCCTTCGTTGCCGCGAAAAAGGTCGCCTGA
- a CDS encoding acyl-CoA synthetase family protein: MTWLPLSDLLLEAQPGRAVTPDMQHAALRQRALALAGALQARGVRRLAVHIEDAGELAIALLGAWRAGVQVLLPADAQAQTRERLGAQVELWLDNLDDAALDGEPLPAAALDLDQCRLTLCTSGSSGEPKLIDKSLRQLANEVDALEQLWGAELAGATILGSVAAQHIYGLLFRVLWPLCAGRPFLRRAQPFPEDLQRESLQYPAFAWIASPALLKRMGDNLNWPALRQVRRVFSSGGALPAETATELHGLLGQWPTEIYGSSETGGIAWRQGGELWTPFVGIELGQNADGALNLSSPYLPAGQREQTADAVEIGSDGRFVLRGRLDRIVKLEEKRISLPMLEQALLSHEWVADARLGVIQQGRAYLGALLALSPSGLHALRNQGRKTLIETLRQHLAGHCEALALPRRWRLLAELPYSSQGKLAQAEVEQLLASERPTRVAPRSAIEQDGEWQLELDIPPDLAHFTGHFPQTPVLPGVVQVDWAQQLARELIADLPPRFCGMEVLKFQQLVRPGDRLQLSLRFDAERGKLYFAYRNGEAACSSGRILLEAAGA, encoded by the coding sequence ATGACCTGGTTGCCCCTTAGCGACCTGCTGCTGGAGGCTCAGCCGGGCCGTGCGGTGACGCCGGATATGCAGCATGCCGCCCTGCGCCAGCGCGCCCTGGCACTGGCCGGCGCCCTGCAGGCGCGTGGCGTGCGCCGCCTGGCCGTGCATATCGAAGATGCCGGCGAGCTGGCCATCGCCCTGCTCGGCGCCTGGCGCGCCGGCGTGCAGGTGCTGCTGCCGGCCGATGCACAGGCGCAGACCCGCGAGCGCCTGGGCGCCCAGGTCGAGCTGTGGCTGGACAATCTGGACGACGCTGCGCTGGACGGCGAACCACTGCCCGCCGCCGCCCTCGATCTCGACCAGTGCCGCCTGACCCTATGCACCTCCGGCTCCAGCGGCGAGCCCAAGCTGATCGACAAGTCCCTGCGCCAACTGGCCAATGAAGTGGACGCCCTGGAGCAGCTGTGGGGCGCCGAGCTTGCCGGTGCCACCATTCTTGGCAGCGTCGCCGCCCAGCACATCTACGGCCTGCTGTTCCGCGTGCTCTGGCCCCTGTGCGCCGGCCGGCCATTCCTGCGCCGCGCCCAGCCGTTTCCCGAGGATCTGCAACGGGAAAGCCTGCAGTACCCAGCGTTCGCCTGGATCGCCAGCCCGGCTTTGCTCAAACGCATGGGCGATAACCTCAACTGGCCGGCCCTGCGCCAGGTGCGTCGAGTGTTCTCCTCCGGCGGCGCCCTGCCGGCCGAGACCGCCACCGAACTGCACGGTCTGCTCGGCCAGTGGCCGACGGAAATCTATGGCAGTTCGGAAACCGGCGGGATCGCCTGGCGCCAGGGTGGCGAGCTGTGGACGCCGTTTGTCGGCATCGAGCTGGGACAGAATGCCGACGGCGCGCTCAACCTGAGCTCGCCCTACCTGCCGGCCGGGCAGCGCGAACAGACCGCCGACGCGGTGGAGATCGGCAGCGATGGTCGCTTCGTCCTGCGCGGGCGCCTGGACCGCATCGTCAAACTGGAAGAAAAACGCATCTCCCTGCCCATGCTGGAACAGGCCCTGCTCAGCCACGAGTGGGTCGCCGACGCGCGCCTGGGGGTGATCCAGCAGGGCCGTGCCTACCTCGGCGCCCTGCTCGCCCTCAGCCCCAGCGGCCTGCACGCCCTGCGCAACCAGGGGCGCAAGACCCTCATCGAAACCTTGCGCCAGCACCTGGCCGGGCACTGCGAAGCGCTGGCCCTGCCACGCCGCTGGCGCCTGCTCGCCGAGCTGCCCTACAGCAGCCAGGGCAAGCTGGCCCAGGCCGAGGTCGAACAGCTGCTGGCCAGCGAGCGGCCGACCCGCGTGGCGCCGCGCTCGGCTATCGAGCAGGACGGCGAATGGCAGTTGGAGCTGGACATACCGCCGGACCTGGCGCACTTCACCGGCCACTTCCCGCAGACCCCGGTGCTGCCCGGCGTGGTCCAGGTCGACTGGGCCCAGCAGCTGGCCCGCGAGCTGATTGCCGACCTGCCACCACGCTTCTGCGGCATGGAAGTGCTGAAGTTCCAGCAGCTGGTACGCCCCGGCGACCGCCTGCAACTGAGCCTGCGCTTCGAC
- a CDS encoding acyl carrier protein, giving the protein MQSREEIFVTLQDALVELFELDAERVTLDANLYQDLEIDSIDAVDLIDHIKRQTGKKIAAEEFKAVRTVGDVVEAVYQVVNAARRQTEHE; this is encoded by the coding sequence ATGCAAAGCCGTGAAGAGATTTTCGTCACCCTGCAGGACGCTCTGGTCGAGCTGTTCGAGCTGGACGCCGAGCGCGTGACCCTGGACGCCAACCTGTACCAGGACCTGGAAATCGACAGCATCGACGCCGTCGACCTGATCGACCATATCAAGCGCCAGACCGGCAAGAAGATCGCCGCCGAGGAGTTCAAGGCCGTGCGCACCGTCGGCGACGTGGTCGAGGCCGTGTACCAGGTGGTTAACGCCGCCCGGCGCCAGACTGAACATGAGTAA
- a CDS encoding lysophospholipid acyltransferase family protein — protein sequence MDMVSQHGLSPRSAPYLWRLFATAASFSLFGIGGVLLRVLVFPLLSLLPGDALTRRTRARAVVSWTFYKFVRFMYHSGVLTYEVEGIERLGRPGQMVIANHPSLIDVVVLIAFIRDANCVVKQSLWDNPSMRGPIRAAGFISNSGSMDMLDEAAGALQEGQTLVIFPEGTRTTPGHTPEFHRGAAAIAVRGARLVTPVVISVSPTTLTKAEPWYSIPSRRFHFRLRVGEDIDPQQFTAQAPLPIASRKLNDHLHQHFMKELATDERSAN from the coding sequence ATGGACATGGTCTCGCAACACGGCCTGAGCCCGCGCAGCGCGCCCTACCTCTGGCGCCTGTTCGCCACGGCCGCCAGCTTCAGCCTGTTCGGCATCGGCGGCGTACTGCTGCGCGTGCTGGTATTCCCATTGCTCAGCTTGCTGCCCGGCGATGCCCTGACCCGGCGCACCCGTGCGCGCGCCGTGGTCAGCTGGACCTTCTACAAGTTCGTGCGCTTCATGTACCACAGCGGCGTACTGACCTACGAAGTCGAAGGCATCGAACGCCTCGGCCGCCCCGGGCAGATGGTGATCGCCAACCACCCCTCGTTGATCGACGTGGTGGTGCTGATCGCCTTCATCCGCGATGCCAACTGCGTGGTCAAACAGAGCCTGTGGGACAACCCGAGCATGCGCGGACCGATCCGCGCCGCCGGTTTCATCAGCAACAGCGGCAGCATGGACATGCTCGACGAGGCCGCCGGCGCCCTGCAGGAAGGCCAGACCCTGGTGATCTTCCCCGAAGGCACGCGCACCACGCCGGGGCACACCCCGGAATTTCATCGTGGCGCCGCGGCCATTGCCGTGCGCGGCGCACGCCTGGTCACCCCGGTGGTGATCAGCGTCAGCCCGACCACCCTGACCAAGGCCGAGCCCTGGTACAGCATTCCGTCGCGCCGTTTTCACTTTCGCCTGCGTGTGGGCGAGGATATCGACCCACAGCAATTCACCGCGCAGGCCCCGCTGCCCATCGCCTCGCGCAAACTCAACGACCATCTGCACCAACACTTTATGAAGGAGCTCGCAACAGATGAGCGATCTGCAAACTGA